One Notolabrus celidotus isolate fNotCel1 chromosome 18, fNotCel1.pri, whole genome shotgun sequence DNA window includes the following coding sequences:
- the tap2t gene encoding antigen peptide transporter 2, translating to MKEATACGLILLLFDVVLYLGLWIGLLVLKCPSCGGLAAVWAFGAAKWISLHVFTSVLTDGKPPAVLGRFVALLCLLSPVFESGQFLMAAPSEPYRGPSPDLGMLLLGPVSSAVACVIWEKGLLPEGKVREEKLDARKLLLRVLQYFKPDTLYLIAAFSALILGVFCDSYIPLYQGKVIDMLGGPVLQTSFGYTIGQLALFSLGSAVFSGLRGGMFKISLCRLNNRLQHVLFHSLLQQEVHFFDENKPGRLSSRLHSDVDRMGRTVALNANALVRSTVKTVLMLNVMMQLSWELTVLTCIEMPLLAIMQKKYITWSQELKDQMQECLAQNKDLAFQTFSKIQTVRSFKAEKDELRRYNEALQQMSAVKRRSEIYSSAFSLCRRLVSLGIKVLMLVEARSLISSGRLSIGGLVSFLLYQKPMSYNLREIMYSYGETVSTVGVIAKVFSYLDRKPKCKEAGDLAPETLKGRVVFQKVSLTYPSATEEKPALKSVSLELKPGKMTALVGPSGSGKTSCVSLLKRLYEPQEGQILLDGKPLHHYDHKYLHQKVALVSQNPVLFSGSLRYNIEYGLKDCSLEKVREAAEKVNADGFISELENEYDTDIGESGGRLSGGQQQTIAVIRALVRDPQVIILDEATSKLDVNVQHAVLQEVLSCGRTILVLTHQLKTVEKADHIIFMEKGEVVEEGTHKELMDKRGRYHRLREELFS from the exons ATGAAGGAGGCGACAGCATGTGGGTTAATCCTCCTTCTCTTTGACGTGGTCTTGTATTTGGGTCTATGGATCGGTCTGTTGGTGCTGAAGTGCCCCAGCTGTGGTGGACTAGCTGCAGTGTGGGCCTTCGGGGCCGCGAAGTGGATCAGTCTCCACGTTTTCACCTCCGTCCTCACTGATGGGAAGCCACCAGCTGTGCTCGGCAGGTTTGTGGCTCTGCTCTGCCTTCTGTCTCCCGTGTTTGAGAGCGGACAGTTCCTCATGGCTGCTCCCTCAGAGCCTTACAGAGGACCGTCACCTGACCTCGGCATGCTGCTCCTGGGGCCGGTGTCCTCGGCAGTGGCCTGTGTGATTTGGGAGAAAGGACTTCTTCCAGAAGGGAAGgtgagagaggaaaaactggatGCCAGAAAGCTGCTCCTGAGGGTGCTGCAGTACTTCAAACCGGACACTCTTTATCTGATCGCAGCTTTCAGCGCTCTCATCTTAGGCGTCTTCT GTGACTCGTACATCCCGTTGTATCAGGGGAAGGTGATCGACATGCTTGGAGGTCCAGTGCTGCAAACCAGCTTCGGCTACACGATCGGACAGCTGGCCCTTTTCTCTCTGGGAAG CGCCGTGTTCTCCGGCCTAAGAGGAGGCATGTTTAAGATCAGTCTCTGCAGGCTGAACAACAGACTGCAGCATGTCCTGTTTCACTCCCTCCTGCAGCAAGAAGTGCACTTCTTCGATGAAAACAAACCTG GTCGTCTCTCCTCCCGCCTTCACTCCGACGTGGACCGAATGGGTCGCACCGTCGCTCTGAACGCCAACGCGCTGGTCCGCAGCACGGTCAAAACCGTCCTCATGCTCAACGTGATGATGCAGCTGTCCTGGGAGCTCACTGTGCTCACCTGCATCGAGATGCCTCTGCTGGCCATCATGCAAAAGAAATACATCACCTGGTCTCAG GAGCTGAAGGATCAGATGCAGGAGTGCCTCGCTCAGAACAAAGACCTGGCGTTCCAGACCTTCAGTAAGATCCAAACTGTCCGCAGCTTCAAGGCTGAAAAAGACGAACTGAGGAGGTACAACGAGGCTCTGCAGCAGATGTCTGCTGTGAAGCGTCGTTCAGAGATCTACAGCTCGGCCTTCAGCTTGTGTCGGAGG CTGGTGAGTCTGGGGATTAAAGTCCTCATGTTGGTCGAGGCCCGTAGTCTCATCTCGTCCGGTCGCCTCAGCATCGGGGGTCTCGTTTCTTTCCTCCTGTACCAGAAACCCATGTCGTACAACCTGAGG GAGATCATGTATTCTTACGGAGAGACGGTGTCCACAGTCGGAGTCATCGCCAAAGTGTTCAGTTACCTGGACAGAAAACCCAAGTGTAAGGAGGCGGGAGATTTAGCTCCTGAGACTCTGAAGGGGAGAGTTGTTTTCCAGAAAGTCTCCCTCACGTATCCTTCAGCGACTGAAGAGAAACCCGCtctgaag TCGGTTTCTCTGGAGCTGAAGCCCGGGAAGATGACCGCCCTGGTCGGACCGTCCGGCAGCGGGAAGACTTCCTGCGTCAGCCTCCTGAAGAGGCTGTATGAACCTCAGGAGGGCCAGATCCTGCTGGACGGGAAACCGCTGCATCATTATGATCACAAATACCTCCATCAGAAG GTGGCCTTGGTTTCCCAGAATCCTGTGCTGTTTTCTGGATCTCTGAGGTACAACATCGAGTACGGCCTGAAGGACTGCAGCTTGGAGAAGGTgagagaagctgcagagaaGGTCAACGCTGACGGCTTCATCTCTGAGCTGGAGAACGAATACGACACAG ATATCGGGGAATCTGGTGGCAGACTCTCAGGTGGACAGCAGCAGACCATCGCCGTCATCAGGGCTCTGGTTCGAGACCCGCAGGTCATCATACTGGACGAGGCCACCAGCAAACTGGACGTTAATGTGCAGCATGCT GTTCTGCAGGAGGTCCTGTCTTGCGGTCGCACCATCCTGGTCTTGACTCACCAGCTGAAGACGGTGGAGAAAGCCGATCACATCATCTTCATGGAGAAGggagaggtggtggaggaggggaCGCACAAAGAACTAATGGACAAGAGAGGACGGTACCATCGTCTGAGGGAGGAGCTGTTCTCTTAG